In Rhodospirillaceae bacterium, the following proteins share a genomic window:
- a CDS encoding flagellar motor switch protein FliG has protein sequence DMDAMGAVRLKDVDEAQAVVVQSAKALADAGEIVISSGSEEDELVY, from the coding sequence GATATGGACGCCATGGGCGCGGTTCGCCTGAAAGATGTCGATGAAGCCCAGGCGGTCGTTGTGCAAAGCGCGAAAGCCCTGGCTGACGCTGGTGAAATCGTCATCTCCAGCGGTTCCGAAGAAGACGAGTTGGTGTATTAA